From one Caldichromatium japonicum genomic stretch:
- a CDS encoding glutathione peroxidase: protein MFQDRTGSRVPNVTFRTRQGADWVDVTTDEIFAGKTVVVFSLPGAFTPTCSSSHVPRYNQLAPVFKELGVDAIVCISVNDAFVMNEWQKAQHADNLIFLPDGNGEFTEKMGMLVDKSAIGFGKRSWRYSMLVRDGVIEKMFIEPEVEGDPYEVSDADTMLNYLAPEKQVLDVAVLSRDGCPFCVKAKEALRNAGIEFEELVLNRDYTEHGLRAITGARTVPQVFVNGKLIGGSEAVIAWLQERR, encoded by the coding sequence ATGTTCCAAGACCGTACCGGTAGCCGTGTCCCGAACGTCACCTTTCGCACCCGCCAGGGCGCCGACTGGGTCGATGTGACAACCGATGAGATCTTTGCCGGCAAGACCGTGGTCGTCTTCTCGCTGCCCGGTGCCTTCACCCCTACCTGCTCCTCCTCGCATGTGCCGCGTTACAACCAGCTAGCCCCCGTCTTCAAGGAGCTCGGGGTCGATGCGATCGTCTGCATCTCGGTCAACGATGCCTTTGTCATGAACGAATGGCAGAAGGCCCAGCATGCCGACAATCTGATCTTTTTGCCTGACGGCAACGGCGAGTTCACCGAAAAGATGGGCATGCTGGTGGACAAGAGCGCCATCGGCTTTGGCAAGCGCTCCTGGCGGTATTCCATGCTGGTGCGCGATGGTGTGATCGAAAAGATGTTCATCGAGCCCGAGGTCGAGGGCGACCCCTATGAGGTCTCGGACGCCGACACCATGCTCAATTATCTGGCGCCCGAGAAGCAGGTGCTGGATGTCGCTGTCCTCAGCCGCGATGGCTGCCCCTTCTGCGTCAAGGCCAAAGAGGCCCTGCGTAATGCCGGGATCGAGTTCGAGGAACTGGTCCTCAACCGCGACTATACCGAGCATGGTCTGCGCGCCATCACCGGCGCCCGCACCGTGCCCCAGGTCTTCGTCAATGGCAAGCTGATCGGCGGCTCGGAGGCGGTCATCGCCTGGTTGCAGGAACGCCGCTAA
- a CDS encoding sulfur globule protein CV3, protein MMKRLLLASIFAGVSGLAALPTQAFWGWWGPWGDPWYGGPWGGPWGGPWGGPWYGGYPWYAGYPWYGHPYGVVPWAAPVYAYPYPGYVYPSTNTQSSTKKGQ, encoded by the coding sequence ATGATGAAGCGCTTGCTATTGGCATCTATCTTCGCGGGTGTTTCGGGCCTCGCCGCCCTACCTACCCAGGCCTTCTGGGGATGGTGGGGCCCTTGGGGCGATCCCTGGTATGGCGGCCCCTGGGGTGGGCCCTGGGGTGGGCCCTGGGGCGGACCTTGGTATGGCGGCTATCCTTGGTACGCTGGCTATCCCTGGTATGGCCACCCCTATGGTGTCGTGCCCTGGGCGGCGCCGGTCTATGCCTATCCCTATCCCGGTTATGTCTATCCCTCGACCAATACCCAGTCATCCACTAAAAAAGGCCAGTAG
- the glk gene encoding glucokinase, with protein MRVLVGDIGGTKTALGLAETDGGSVRLSETRRYPSRISASLEGIIQDYLHETGARCRFAALAVAGPVYDRRCEATNLPWVLDAESLEQDLGLTCVELINDLEAVAWGIPLLHTEDLFELYAGDSLSQGNACVIAAGTGLGQAGLFWDGLRHHPFASEGGHTDFAPTDDLEFAILTYLKGRFGRVSWERVVSGPGIVNLFDFFCFHHGVQVPDWLQAISKEGGDMAAAIAQAAVEERCPLCRETMNLFMRLYGREAGNTALKYMALGGVYLGGGIVLKNLECLRRGAFLEGFFDKGRMGSLMRRMPVRVILQPDISLFGAARFMALQ; from the coding sequence ATGCGCGTGTTGGTCGGTGATATCGGTGGCACCAAGACGGCCCTAGGGCTGGCTGAGACGGATGGCGGGTCGGTACGTCTGAGCGAGACGAGGCGCTATCCAAGCCGCATATCCGCCTCTCTTGAAGGGATCATCCAGGATTATCTCCATGAAACCGGTGCACGCTGCCGGTTCGCCGCCCTTGCAGTCGCCGGACCTGTTTATGATCGCCGCTGCGAGGCGACCAATCTACCTTGGGTGCTGGATGCCGAGTCACTCGAACAGGACCTGGGCCTGACCTGTGTCGAATTGATCAATGACCTGGAGGCTGTCGCCTGGGGGATCCCCCTCCTACACACCGAGGATCTGTTTGAGCTCTATGCCGGCGATTCCTTAAGCCAAGGCAATGCCTGCGTCATCGCTGCTGGGACTGGCTTAGGGCAGGCAGGTCTGTTTTGGGACGGTCTGCGTCATCATCCCTTTGCCAGCGAGGGCGGCCATACCGATTTCGCCCCCACCGATGACCTGGAATTTGCCATCCTGACCTACCTGAAGGGCCGTTTCGGGCGGGTGAGTTGGGAGCGGGTGGTCTCTGGACCAGGGATCGTCAATCTCTTCGATTTTTTCTGTTTTCATCACGGCGTCCAGGTTCCTGACTGGTTACAGGCGATCAGTAAAGAAGGCGGTGACATGGCAGCGGCGATCGCCCAAGCGGCCGTCGAGGAGCGCTGTCCCCTCTGCCGCGAGACCATGAACCTGTTTATGCGTCTGTATGGGCGTGAGGCGGGGAACACGGCGCTCAAATATATGGCCTTGGGGGGGGTCTATCTCGGCGGGGGGATCGTGCTCAAGAATCTCGAATGCCTGCGCCGTGGTGCCTTCCTTGAGGGCTTTTTCGACAAGGGACGCATGGGGTCCCTCATGCGGCGCATGCCGGTGCGTGTCATCCTGCAACCCGATATCTCCCTGTTCGGTGCAGCGCGGTTCATGGCCCTGCAATGA
- a CDS encoding autotransporter assembly complex protein TamA, with the protein MSAMSQRSRSACIVMFLGALWIAQVQALSLKVEVTGLSGESEANVLALLSIYQERDAKDLTAARIEALHRRAPEQIRKALEPFGFYRAEIESQLEPPTEPDGAWRAWYRIDPGEPVRIVQIDYQLTGPGADDPALPRSLPLRSGEVLSHAAYEQAKSELQYAALSRGYVDYQLSRHRVLVDPLTNTALVELSLDTGPQYRFGPVQFKQDLLDERLLRRYASFAPGEIYNPDVLLALQGRLLSSEYYRDVEIIPHKEAADAERRIPIEVVAQRNLANKYRVGLGFATDVGPRLTLDYHRRYLNPWGDRLRAELSLAPAFSQWQLEYRFPIGDPTRDYILIRPFSNYYDTAAREGWVHGLQIAHSSQRPHGWRRTLGLDYRDEDLSDQGGRQVQLAELAPNVAWSKTVADDPINTNEGYRMRYSLVGAVQGVVADTSYLSVQAQLKWIKRLNPDYRLITRADLGATWAKDLLDLPASRRFYAGGDNSIRGWGFEALGPTDPQTDETLGGRYLAVGSLELERRIEGRWSLAIFTDFGNAFDPDYKQDIASSLGMGLRWASPLGPVRLDLAFALSKEYPDSSWPPARLHIVIGPDL; encoded by the coding sequence ATGAGCGCGATGTCCCAGCGCTCCAGATCTGCATGCATCGTCATGTTTCTGGGGGCGCTGTGGATCGCCCAGGTCCAGGCCTTGAGCCTCAAGGTCGAGGTCACGGGGCTGAGCGGCGAGTCCGAGGCCAATGTCCTGGCGCTGTTGAGCATCTATCAGGAACGCGATGCCAAGGATCTGACCGCGGCACGCATCGAGGCCCTCCATCGGCGTGCCCCCGAGCAGATCCGCAAGGCCCTGGAACCATTTGGCTTTTATCGGGCCGAGATCGAATCCCAGCTCGAACCGCCTACCGAACCGGATGGTGCCTGGCGCGCCTGGTACAGGATCGATCCAGGCGAGCCAGTACGCATCGTGCAGATCGACTATCAGCTCACCGGACCTGGCGCCGACGATCCAGCCTTGCCTCGATCGCTGCCATTGCGCAGCGGCGAGGTCTTGAGCCATGCTGCCTATGAACAGGCGAAGTCCGAGCTGCAATATGCCGCTCTCAGCCGCGGCTATGTGGATTATCAGCTTAGCCGCCATCGCGTCCTGGTCGATCCCCTGACCAATACAGCCTTGGTCGAGCTCTCTCTCGATACCGGCCCGCAATACCGTTTTGGTCCGGTCCAATTCAAGCAAGATCTGCTCGATGAGCGGCTGCTCAGGCGCTATGCCAGCTTTGCCCCTGGCGAGATCTATAACCCGGATGTATTGCTCGCCCTGCAAGGGCGCCTGCTGAGCAGCGAGTATTACCGCGATGTTGAGATCATCCCGCACAAGGAGGCCGCTGATGCCGAGCGCCGCATCCCGATCGAGGTCGTGGCTCAGCGCAACCTGGCCAACAAATACCGGGTGGGTCTGGGTTTTGCGACCGATGTCGGCCCGCGTCTGACCCTGGATTATCATCGCCGCTATCTCAATCCCTGGGGTGACCGGCTGCGCGCCGAGCTGAGCCTAGCCCCCGCCTTCTCGCAATGGCAACTGGAGTATCGCTTCCCGATCGGCGACCCTACGCGCGATTACATCCTGATTCGACCCTTCTCCAACTACTATGATACTGCGGCCCGTGAAGGCTGGGTGCATGGGTTGCAGATTGCCCATTCGAGCCAGCGCCCCCATGGCTGGCGCCGCACCCTGGGGCTCGATTATCGCGATGAGGACCTCAGCGATCAGGGCGGTCGTCAGGTGCAGCTCGCCGAGCTGGCCCCCAATGTCGCCTGGTCCAAGACGGTCGCCGATGATCCGATCAATACGAACGAAGGTTACCGCATGCGCTACAGCCTGGTCGGCGCCGTACAAGGGGTGGTGGCTGATACCTCCTATCTCAGCGTTCAAGCCCAGCTCAAATGGATCAAGCGCTTGAATCCCGATTACCGCCTGATCACCCGGGCTGATCTTGGGGCAACCTGGGCTAAGGATCTGTTAGACCTCCCCGCCAGCCGCCGCTTTTATGCCGGCGGCGATAACTCGATCCGCGGTTGGGGCTTCGAGGCCCTGGGTCCAACCGATCCGCAGACCGATGAGACCCTGGGCGGGCGCTATCTGGCGGTCGGCAGCCTGGAACTCGAACGCCGGATCGAAGGGCGCTGGAGTCTTGCGATCTTTACCGATTTCGGCAATGCCTTCGATCCGGATTACAAGCAAGACATCGCCAGTAGCCTGGGTATGGGCCTGCGCTGGGCCTCACCGCTCGGTCCGGTACGCCTGGATCTGGCCTTTGCCCTTTCCAAGGAATATCCGGATAGCAGCTGGCCGCCGGCCCGCCTGCATATCGTGATCGGACCGGATCTTTGA
- a CDS encoding translocation/assembly module TamB domain-containing protein: MAEDQKTQATDPTGADIQTGQSPETPSKPRPWSWALRLASVLLALVLILIALAAFLISTASGLRWGVALAERLLPLHVVQVEGRLSDRLYVADLTLNLPHLGLHLQSLELAWQPRAVLDGRLVVTRLAVQGLAIRLPPASQKDRPLSLPAVLLPLRIEVGEITLQGLQLQRTGQPEPLFVLRSAHLQDGRLADGVLQVGRLEGDLDHPGLHLELAGRANLTGDYPLAVDLAWYLNPAAGAAIAGSGRVEGDLRHLRLAQTLSGAVLAQVEAELEDLLADPKWDARLQVAQVETPDLPKLDLQADLASTGRLHDAQVTGQAQLKAPLEPDPVLLAAQFEVRWQGKRLLIQYLACTLPEVEARLGVRGELDLGQPMPRFILEGDWQGLRWPVTGAPEVRSNAGTFAAQGDLQSFTYRLAGQAAGRGLMDVAVELAGQGGAHDTRIDTLVIHALDGKLEGQGHVGWSPELDWTFDLRAIEVNPGTWFADWPGRLSGRLNTEGGLQHWTLAIQEVQGELRGYPLAADAELAMQDGHDLSIQGLRLTSGPSRLSLSGRIAQSLDLALNLDAPEIASLWPGAAGQLTLDARMSGDRRSPSVRLELKGEGMRLGEQALARLEGQAELDLGGRGRAALQLKGRDLRVGGLAWSAFELTSSGSLLDHRLQAQLKGAPLALNLQAQGSLADSGRYAGQVTRLDLEGKDLGCWSLQRPVKLSRDGERLAAAPWCLRETKGSGGCLGFEKSAPGRWGLEFDLDRLDAGLVKGSLPDGLEAEGAIRLKGRLQAEGPLLSGEVRAEMARGRLRFKLGGDQIETLELADGRLDMTANRAGLEARLALPLGRLGRIQGELGLPGWRLDQSASSLRGRLSAELLDLKPLAALLPEISDLRGAFRSDLVLSGTLAQPVVSVQAQLRDLRFQVPMLALRVEDLDLAVGASANSQLAIYGQARLGGGTLELSGQGQILADRPWVRLGLSGGRIKLVNTREYTVYVEPQLELGLDQEGARVSGEIRIPEARLRPHTLPPGTVSPSRDVTLVSEQAGQSFPLRLDLRLVLGDEVSMDGFGLRGRLVGDLHLSQTPGREPLGDGQLQIIDGQYRLSSGFGIAAELGAPLHITQGRLVFAKSPLNNPGLWLQAERQGGDLTAGVRVVGTLRQPKLTFFSETDPGLTQADITKYLMTGIPPTANDRAQAGLAVGTYIAPRVYMEYESGLGGDSNRLKLRYDLSKHIELQAETGAKQGADLFFKFEH; this comes from the coding sequence ATGGCCGAAGATCAGAAGACTCAAGCCACCGACCCGACTGGCGCGGATATCCAGACGGGGCAGTCCCCGGAGACCCCGTCCAAGCCGCGGCCCTGGTCTTGGGCGCTCCGCTTGGCCAGCGTCTTGTTGGCCCTGGTCCTGATCCTGATCGCACTGGCGGCCTTCCTGATCAGCACAGCCAGCGGCTTACGCTGGGGTGTGGCGCTCGCCGAGCGCCTATTGCCCTTGCATGTCGTCCAGGTGGAGGGGCGGCTTAGCGATCGGCTGTATGTGGCCGACCTGACCCTCAACCTGCCGCACCTCGGTCTGCATCTGCAATCATTGGAGCTCGCGTGGCAGCCGCGGGCAGTGCTCGACGGCCGCCTGGTGGTCACCCGCCTTGCTGTCCAGGGGCTTGCCATCCGGCTGCCGCCTGCAAGCCAGAAGGATAGGCCTCTGAGCTTGCCGGCAGTGCTGCTGCCTCTGAGGATCGAGGTAGGCGAGATCACGCTGCAGGGTTTGCAGCTCCAGAGGACAGGCCAGCCTGAGCCTTTGTTTGTCTTGAGATCCGCGCATCTGCAGGATGGGCGGTTGGCGGATGGGGTATTGCAGGTGGGGCGTCTGGAAGGCGATCTAGACCATCCTGGGCTGCATCTGGAGCTTGCAGGTCGAGCAAATCTAACTGGCGATTATCCATTGGCGGTCGACCTTGCCTGGTATCTGAACCCGGCCGCGGGCGCGGCCATCGCTGGCTCGGGGCGGGTAGAGGGGGATCTGCGGCATCTACGCCTCGCCCAGACCCTGAGCGGCGCTGTTTTGGCCCAGGTCGAGGCTGAACTCGAAGACCTGCTCGCCGACCCGAAGTGGGACGCCCGTCTCCAGGTCGCGCAGGTCGAGACGCCTGACCTACCCAAGCTGGATCTCCAGGCCGATCTTGCGAGCACAGGCCGGCTGCATGACGCCCAAGTGACTGGTCAGGCGCAGCTCAAGGCGCCGCTGGAGCCTGATCCCGTGCTGCTTGCGGCCCAGTTCGAGGTCCGCTGGCAAGGAAAGCGCCTCTTGATCCAGTACCTCGCCTGCACGCTCCCCGAGGTCGAGGCGAGGCTTGGGGTGCGCGGGGAACTGGATCTTGGCCAGCCGATGCCTCGTTTTATCCTCGAGGGCGATTGGCAAGGGCTGCGCTGGCCAGTGACCGGTGCGCCTGAGGTTCGCAGCAATGCCGGCACCTTTGCTGCCCAAGGGGATCTCCAGAGCTTTACCTATCGTCTTGCCGGTCAGGCCGCGGGCAGGGGGCTCATGGATGTCGCGGTCGAGCTGGCGGGGCAGGGGGGGGCGCATGACACCCGTATCGATACCCTGGTCATCCATGCCCTTGACGGGAAGCTGGAGGGCCAGGGGCATGTCGGTTGGTCGCCCGAGCTGGATTGGACATTCGACCTGAGGGCGATCGAAGTGAATCCTGGCACCTGGTTCGCCGATTGGCCTGGGCGTCTCTCCGGGCGACTCAACACCGAGGGGGGGCTCCAGCACTGGACCCTGGCCATCCAGGAGGTGCAGGGCGAGTTGCGCGGTTATCCTCTCGCTGCAGACGCCGAGCTTGCAATGCAAGACGGTCATGACCTCAGCATCCAGGGGCTGCGTTTGACCTCCGGACCCAGCCGTCTGAGCCTAAGCGGACGTATCGCCCAGTCGCTTGACCTTGCGCTCAACCTGGATGCCCCAGAGATTGCAAGCCTCTGGCCCGGTGCTGCCGGTCAGTTGACGCTCGATGCCAGAATGAGCGGCGACCGCCGTTCCCCCAGCGTGCGCCTGGAGCTCAAGGGTGAAGGGATGCGCCTGGGCGAGCAGGCGCTCGCTCGACTCGAGGGCCAGGCCGAACTCGATCTGGGGGGGCGCGGGCGCGCCGCGCTCCAGCTCAAGGGGCGCGACCTTAGGGTCGGAGGCCTGGCCTGGTCCGCATTTGAATTGACCAGTTCGGGGAGCCTCCTGGATCATCGCCTCCAGGCCCAGCTCAAGGGGGCGCCGCTGGCGCTCAACCTTCAGGCCCAGGGATCGCTGGCCGACAGCGGGCGCTATGCGGGACAGGTGACCCGGTTGGACCTGGAAGGCAAGGATCTCGGGTGCTGGTCGCTCCAGCGCCCGGTGAAGCTGAGCCGCGATGGGGAGCGGTTGGCGGCAGCGCCCTGGTGTCTGCGCGAAACCAAGGGCTCTGGAGGCTGTCTAGGTTTCGAGAAGTCCGCCCCTGGGCGCTGGGGCCTGGAGTTTGACCTGGACCGACTCGATGCCGGCTTGGTCAAAGGCAGCTTACCGGACGGCCTAGAGGCTGAGGGCGCCATCCGGCTCAAAGGCCGCCTCCAGGCGGAGGGTCCCCTCCTCAGCGGCGAGGTACGCGCTGAGATGGCGCGTGGGCGCCTCAGGTTTAAACTAGGCGGCGATCAGATCGAGACGCTGGAGCTGGCTGACGGACGTCTGGACATGACTGCGAATCGCGCTGGCCTGGAAGCGCGTTTGGCGCTGCCGCTCGGTCGCTTGGGGCGCATCCAGGGCGAACTCGGATTGCCGGGCTGGCGGCTCGATCAGAGTGCATCGTCACTGCGCGGGCGGCTCTCCGCCGAACTTCTTGACCTTAAACCGCTCGCCGCTCTGCTTCCCGAGATCAGCGACCTCAGGGGCGCCTTCCGCTCGGATCTAGTCCTGAGCGGCACGCTTGCGCAGCCCGTGGTCAGCGTTCAGGCACAGCTACGCGACCTGCGTTTCCAGGTGCCGATGTTGGCCCTCAGGGTCGAGGACCTCGACCTCGCAGTCGGCGCCTCTGCCAACAGTCAGCTTGCCATCTACGGCCAGGCGAGGTTGGGCGGCGGTACGCTCGAACTCAGCGGTCAGGGGCAGATCCTTGCGGACCGGCCTTGGGTCAGGCTGGGGCTGTCAGGGGGGCGCATCAAGCTCGTCAATACCCGCGAATATACCGTCTATGTCGAACCCCAGCTCGAGCTCGGATTGGATCAGGAAGGCGCCCGGGTCAGCGGCGAGATCCGTATCCCCGAGGCACGCCTGCGCCCGCACACCCTGCCGCCGGGGACGGTTTCACCCTCGCGCGATGTGACCCTCGTCTCTGAGCAGGCGGGCCAATCCTTTCCGCTGCGCCTGGATCTGCGCCTGGTGTTGGGCGACGAGGTCAGCATGGATGGATTTGGGCTGCGCGGGCGTCTGGTCGGCGACCTCCATCTCTCCCAAACGCCAGGGCGCGAACCCCTGGGTGATGGCCAGCTCCAGATCATCGACGGCCAGTATCGCCTGAGCAGTGGATTTGGGATTGCTGCCGAGCTCGGTGCACCGCTGCACATCACCCAGGGCCGGCTCGTCTTTGCCAAAAGCCCGCTTAACAACCCTGGGCTCTGGCTCCAGGCGGAGCGGCAGGGCGGGGATCTGACCGCCGGGGTGCGGGTCGTCGGGACCCTGCGCCAGCCCAAGCTGACCTTCTTTTCCGAGACCGATCCGGGTTTGACCCAGGCCGACATCACCAAATATCTCATGACCGGTATCCCCCCCACAGCCAATGATCGGGCCCAGGCGGGGCTTGCTGTCGGGACCTATATCGCGCCCAGGGTCTATATGGAATACGAGAGCGGGCTGGGGGGCGATTCGAACCGGCTCAAGCTGCGTTACGATCTTTCCAAACATATCGAGCTCCAGGCTGAAACGGGCGCCAAGCAGGGTGCGGATCTCTTTTTCAAGTTTGAACATTGA
- a CDS encoding lysophospholipid acyltransferase family protein, giving the protein MNIDWRLWGPLAWPSWFVVWCLEALGHLPFPVLWALGQVVGVLGYLIAGKRRRVARRNLERCFPGLDARTRERLLIAHFAWLGVAVLTQGVVWTASRRRLARLVRICGREHLDRCIARGQAVILLVPHFVGLELGGAAFSALVHPGAYMYQRLRNPVFDQRVRRARQRFGSIAIERRDDLRPLIRALKGGRPLFYLPDQDAGRRGVFVPFCGVLASTVPMLGRFAALTQAAVIPTLARFLPWGRGLELIFLHPLADFPSGDVQSDATRMNQAIEATFSEMPAQYFWVHRRFKTRPPGEGQSNRRN; this is encoded by the coding sequence TTGAACATTGACTGGCGGCTGTGGGGGCCACTCGCCTGGCCGAGCTGGTTTGTGGTTTGGTGCTTGGAGGCATTGGGGCATCTGCCCTTTCCTGTCCTCTGGGCCCTCGGACAGGTGGTGGGGGTGTTGGGTTATCTCATCGCCGGAAAACGGCGGCGGGTTGCGCGGCGCAACCTGGAGCGGTGTTTTCCGGGGCTTGATGCGCGCACGCGCGAGCGTTTGCTCATCGCCCATTTCGCCTGGCTGGGGGTTGCGGTCCTCACCCAGGGGGTGGTCTGGACCGCCTCGCGCAGGCGTCTTGCCCGTCTGGTGCGCATCTGCGGGCGCGAGCATCTGGATCGATGCATCGCCCGCGGGCAAGCGGTCATCCTTTTGGTACCGCATTTCGTGGGTCTGGAGCTCGGTGGGGCGGCCTTCAGCGCCTTGGTCCATCCGGGGGCCTATATGTATCAAAGGCTGCGCAACCCGGTCTTCGACCAGCGGGTCAGACGCGCCCGCCAGCGCTTCGGAAGTATAGCGATCGAGCGCCGAGACGACCTGCGACCGCTGATCCGCGCCCTCAAAGGAGGCAGACCCTTGTTTTATCTCCCCGATCAGGATGCAGGCAGGCGCGGGGTCTTTGTCCCCTTTTGCGGGGTCCTGGCCTCGACAGTGCCCATGCTCGGGCGCTTCGCTGCCCTGACCCAGGCCGCTGTGATCCCTACCCTGGCGCGTTTCTTACCCTGGGGGCGGGGTTTGGAATTGATCTTTCTTCACCCGCTTGCCGACTTCCCGAGCGGCGATGTGCAATCTGATGCAACGCGCATGAACCAGGCGATCGAAGCCACCTTCTCTGAGATGCCAGCCCAGTATTTTTGGGTCCATCGCCGTTTCAAGACCCGACCGCCAGGTGAGGGGCAGAGCAATCGCAGAAATTGA